One region of Flavobacterium sp. GSB-24 genomic DNA includes:
- a CDS encoding type IA DNA topoisomerase, whose product MKTVIAEKPSVAREIAVFLGASEKKEGYYKGNGYFVTWTFGHLVGLGMPEDYGISGFEKTSLPILPDPYVLVVRKQKKDKGYVVDPDALRQLKVIEKVITLSEKIIVATDAGREGELIFRYIYEYLKCSKPFERLWISSLTEKGIRQGFENLKTGTDFDGLFHAAQGRSRADWLVGINASQALSIVQGDGTYSLGRVQTPVLALICRRFLENQTFSVQKYWQIELSHTKDFVSFKSHSEKKWDTEKQAQDAFKSIKRNENSALITSIEIKNVIQQPPLLFDLTGLQKEANKKLNLSAEETLSIVQGLYEKKFITYPRTGSKYIPEDIWEEIPNLIKVLQYQEKFKEATNKLKLGRLNKRIVNDLRVTDHHALLITDKVASGLTVKENALYNMIAIRLLEAVSEACTKEVTAITLEVLHYNFILKGCKLIESGWRSITGIFFETAETGQQLPTLKKEEQIKIKQALVIENKTKAPVLYTEAGLLSAMETSGKEIENYEERKALLQIGIGTPATRASIIETLFERRYIQREIKSLIPTQKGLKVYELVKDKKIADVAMTAQWEVVLQKIQNKEADAAAFQKEMESFASSITEELLQSSSSKIQVPELFCPKCKKEKLIIRDNIVKCPDKICSWLQFRNVCGAQLTINEIENLVHNGKTSLIKGMKSRAGKKFNAYIMLNEKWESSFEFEKNKSSPKS is encoded by the coding sequence ATGAAAACAGTTATTGCAGAAAAACCAAGTGTAGCAAGGGAGATAGCTGTGTTTTTAGGAGCCTCAGAAAAAAAAGAGGGTTACTATAAAGGCAACGGCTATTTTGTTACCTGGACCTTTGGCCATTTAGTGGGACTTGGCATGCCCGAAGATTATGGGATTTCAGGATTTGAAAAAACTTCCCTTCCGATACTTCCTGATCCTTATGTACTTGTAGTGCGTAAACAAAAAAAAGACAAAGGTTACGTTGTGGATCCAGATGCATTAAGGCAGCTCAAAGTGATTGAAAAGGTTATCACACTTAGTGAGAAGATTATAGTTGCCACCGATGCCGGACGTGAAGGAGAGCTGATATTCAGATATATCTATGAATACCTGAAATGCAGCAAACCTTTTGAACGTCTTTGGATCAGTTCGCTTACTGAGAAGGGCATCAGGCAGGGCTTTGAGAACCTGAAAACAGGAACCGATTTTGATGGCTTATTCCATGCTGCCCAAGGTAGAAGTCGTGCTGATTGGCTGGTAGGTATTAATGCTTCCCAAGCACTCTCTATTGTTCAGGGTGATGGAACCTATTCACTCGGCAGGGTACAGACTCCCGTATTGGCGTTGATTTGCAGACGCTTTTTGGAAAACCAAACATTTTCAGTGCAAAAGTACTGGCAGATTGAGTTATCCCATACCAAGGACTTTGTTAGCTTTAAAAGCCATTCTGAGAAGAAATGGGATACTGAAAAGCAGGCGCAAGATGCCTTTAAGTCCATCAAAAGGAATGAAAATAGTGCTTTAATTACATCAATTGAAATTAAAAATGTGATACAGCAGCCACCTTTACTGTTTGATTTGACGGGCTTGCAGAAGGAAGCCAACAAAAAACTTAACCTATCGGCGGAAGAAACTCTCAGCATTGTTCAGGGCCTTTACGAAAAGAAGTTTATTACCTATCCGCGTACCGGAAGCAAATACATTCCGGAAGATATCTGGGAGGAGATCCCCAATCTTATTAAAGTACTGCAGTATCAGGAAAAATTTAAAGAAGCTACAAACAAATTAAAGTTGGGACGTTTAAATAAAAGGATCGTCAATGATTTGCGCGTTACTGATCACCATGCTCTACTTATTACCGATAAGGTAGCTTCGGGATTGACCGTTAAGGAAAATGCACTTTACAATATGATTGCTATTCGGCTGCTCGAAGCTGTTTCAGAAGCCTGCACCAAAGAAGTAACGGCAATTACTTTAGAGGTTTTACATTACAATTTTATCCTGAAGGGCTGTAAGTTAATTGAATCCGGCTGGCGTTCCATCACAGGAATTTTCTTTGAAACTGCCGAGACTGGGCAGCAACTTCCCACACTTAAGAAAGAAGAGCAGATAAAAATAAAACAGGCCCTGGTTATTGAAAATAAAACCAAGGCGCCGGTTCTTTATACTGAAGCCGGGCTTTTATCAGCCATGGAAACCTCTGGAAAAGAAATAGAGAACTACGAAGAGCGCAAGGCATTACTACAAATAGGAATTGGTACACCCGCTACCAGAGCCTCTATTATAGAAACTTTATTTGAACGCAGATACATTCAAAGGGAAATAAAATCGCTGATTCCGACCCAAAAAGGATTGAAGGTATATGAACTTGTCAAAGACAAAAAGATTGCCGATGTGGCAATGACGGCCCAGTGGGAAGTAGTTTTACAAAAGATTCAAAATAAAGAGGCAGATGCCGCAGCTTTTCAAAAAGAAATGGAATCTTTCGCATCTTCTATTACTGAGGAACTCCTGCAATCCTCGAGTTCAAAAATCCAAGTCCCTGAGCTTTTTTGTCCAAAATGTAAAAAAGAAAAACTGATAATCAGGGACAATATTGTTAAATGTCCTGACAAGATATGCAGCTGGCTGCAGTTTCGCAATGTGTGCGGAGCGCAGCTTACTATTAATGAAATTGAAAATCTTGTGCACAATGGGAAAA